A single genomic interval of Oryza sativa Japonica Group chromosome 7, ASM3414082v1 harbors:
- the LOC4342659 gene encoding exocyst complex component EXO84B, giving the protein MASAKSSRSRPAGHSGVFPVSGAVGGGGGGGGGGGGGGGGGGDGGVQLADKLKIFKTDNFDPDAYVQSKCQTMNEKEIRHLCSYLQDLKKASAEEMRRSVYANYAAFIRTSKEISDLEGELLSIRNLLNTQAALIHGLSEGVQIDSLTSNTEGSAEDDISNVEDQEPSEIQKWSADFPDMLDVLLAERRVDEALDALDEAERLASDAKLKQTLTATEIAALRRAVSDNRQKLADQLAEAACQSSTRGIELRAAASALKRLGDGPRAHSLLLNAHNQRLQCNMQTIHPSSTSYGGAYTAALAQQVFSVVAQALSDSVEVFGDESCYASELVTWATKQVMSFALLVKRHVLSSCAAAGGLRAAAECVQISLGHCSLLEARGLSVAAVLLRQFRPSLEQALYSNIRRIEESTAALAAADDWILTYPPTGIRPLARSSAANLALQPKLSNSAHRFNSMVQEFFEDVAPLLSLQLGGSTMDDITKIFNSYVNLLISALPGSMEDEANIDGLGNKIVRMAESEEQQLALLANASLLAEELLPRAAMKLSSMNHSSMDDLRKRGSDKQNRMPEQREWKRKLQRMVDRLRDSFCRQHALELIFTDEGETHLSADMYISMDNTVEEPEWAPSLIFQELYAKLNRMASIAADMFVGRERFATLLMMRLTETVILWLSEDQAFWEEIEQGPKPLGPLGLQQFYLDMQFVIIFGQGRFLSRHVHQVILDIIDRAMAAFSATGMNPDSVLPGDDWFMDVSQEVVSMISGKGRAANGDREINSPTASVSAHSMSSFRSHGSS; this is encoded by the exons ATGGCATCGGCCAAGTCGTCGCGGTCGAGGCCGGCCGGGCATTCCGGGGTGTTCCCGGTGAGCGGCGccgtggggggaggaggagggggcgggggcggtggcggaggaggaggaggaggaggaggcgatggcggGGTGCAGCTCGCCGACAAGCTCAAGATCTTCAAGACCGACAACTTCGATCCCGACGCGTACGTGCAGTCCAAGTGCCAGACGATGAACGAGAAG GAGATAAGGCATTTATGTTCTTACCTGCAAGATCTAAAGAAGGCTTCAGCTGAAGAGATGCGCAGAAGTGTATATGCAAATTATGCTGCATTTATCAG AACATCAAAGGAGATATCAGATCTTGAAGGGGAACTGCTATCAATAAGAAATCTACTGAATACACAAGCAGCTTTAATCCATGGTCTTTCTGAAGGAGTTCAAATAGATTCCTTGACTTCAAACACTGAAGGTTCTGCAGAAGACGATATATCCAATGTTGAAGACCAGGAACCTTCAGAAATACAAAAATGGTCTGCAGATTTCCCTGACATGCTTGATGTTTTGCTAGCTGAGAGAAGAGTGGATGAAGCACTTGATGCACTAGATGAAGCGGAACGACTTGCTTCTGATGCAAAACTTAAACAGACTCTAACCGCAACTGAAATTGCAGCTTTGAGAAGGGCAGTTTCTGATAATCGTCAGAAGTTGGCAGATCAGCTTGCTGAAGCTGCTTGTCAGTCTTCTACTCGTGGCATTGAGCTTCGTGCTGCAGCTTCTGCTCTCAAAAGGCTTGGTGATGGCCCTCGAGCTCACAGCCTGCTACTCAATGCACATAATCAAAGGCTTCAATGTAATATGCAAACTATACATCCATCTAGCACTTCGTATGGTGGGGCGTACACTGCAGCACTTGCTCAGCAAGTCTTTTCAGTGGTAGCTCAGGCACTCAGTGACTCTGTAGAAGTTTTTGGTGATGAGTCATGTTATGCATCTGAACTGGTTACATGGGCTACGAAGCAGGTTATGTCCTTTGCACTCTTGGTAAAGAGGCATGTGTTGTCCTCTTGTGCAGCTGCTGGAGGTTTGAGAGCAGCTGCCGAATGTGTTCAGATATCACTTGGTCATTGCTCCTTGTTGGAAGCTCGTGGTCTGTCTGTTGCAGCTGTTCTTCTGAGGCAATTCAGGCCCAGTCTAGAGCAAGCATTATATTCAAACATCAGAAGAATTGAAGAGAGTACCGCTGCACTAGCTGCAGCTGATGACTGGATTCTCACATATCCCCCAACTGGCATTCGTCCTTTAGCTAGATCATCTGCTGCTAATTTGGCTCTTCAGCCAAAGCTCTCCAACAGTGCTCATCGTTTTAACTCGATGGTTCAG GAGTTCTTTGAAGATGTTGCGCCGCTGCTTAGCTTGCAATTAGGTGGTTCTACAATGGATGACATAACTAAAATTTTCAATTCATATGTCAATTTGCTCATAAGTGCTTTACCTGGGTCAATGGAAGATGAAGCTAACATAGATGGTTTAGGAAATAAGATTGTTAGAATGGCAGAGTCTGAAGAACAGCAACTGGCTTTATTAGCCAATGCGTCTTTGCTAGCTGAGGAGTTGCTACCTAGAGCAGCTATGAAGCTATCATCAATGAACCATTCTAGTATGGATGATCTGCGTAAAAGAGGCTCAGATAAACAGAACCGTATGCCTGAGCAACGTGAATGGAAACGGAAATTACAACGCATGGTGGACAGATTAAGGGATAGTTTCTGCAGGCAGCATGCTCTTGAACTTATATTTACAGATGAAGGTGAGACCCATCTCAGTGCAGACATGTATATTAGCATGGACAATACTGTTGAAGAGCCAGAATGGGCCCCATCTCTTATTTTCCAG GAGCTGTATGCAAAGCTAAATAGGATGGCCAGTATTGCGGCAGATATGTTTGTCGGCAGAGAAAGATTTGCTACTCTGCTAATGATGCGACTCACTGAGACAGTCATACTATGGCTCTCAGAGGATCAAGCCTTCTGGGAAGAGATTGAACAGGGACCGAAGCCTTTGGGTCCCCTTGGCCTTCAGCAA TTCTACCTGGATATGCAATTTGTAATTATCTTTGGACAAGGTCGATTCTTGTCTAGGCACGTCCATCAAGTCATATTGGATATTATTGATAGAGCAATGGCTGCATTTTCAGCTACTGGAATGAACCCTGACAG TGTCCTCCCGGGTGACGATTGGTTCATGGATGTTTCTCAGGAGGTTGTCAGCATGATTAGTGGAAAGGGTAGAGCTGCCAATGGAGACAGGGAGATAAACAGCCCTACTGCCTCAGTCTCAGCGCATTCCATGTCATCTTTCAGATCCCATGGCAGCTCCTAG